The nucleotide window TTCGGCCAACAGCGCCGGGTTGATCGACGGGTTTGCCTCCAGCCATTGCCAGTACGGCCACCGTTTCAGCAGCCAGATCGCATCCCGTCGGTCGTCGGCATTGGCTGGGGTTCAGGGCCGGAAACTTTCTTAATCTTCGGCACAAAACGCCACCGATGGTACTCGACTCGACCATCGAGGTAACTCAGGTTCGCCCCCCTGGCATGCCGCTGGCCTGGCAAATGGTACCACCCCCAGGTAGAGGACGAGGGACCGCCAAGGAACAGAAAAAAGAATGACCCCGAGTCGATCGAATCTTCGGACACGTCGATGAAGCCAAACAGCCGCGAGGAATCCGCCGCGACCCGCGTCTCCTGCCCTTGCAAGTCGAACCACCACGCGACTCCGATGGCCGAACCTGGGACGACTTCGCCATTCAAGTTGAAGTTCAATCCATAGCTTCGGAAACGCCGCAAGGCGGGTTGGCCAGTCACCGTGGAACGATCCACCGGGCATTGATAGACCCGGGCCGCGCCGACGTAGGGCCAGAGCGTTCCCCGCCGGAGATTCTCGTCGGTCAGATCCCGCTTCGCATTCCCGACCACCCATGCGCCATGGACGCTTTGCCAGTATCCGGACGGCATTCCATCCTTATTCAGTGGCATTCGATCGCCGTTGTCGTCTGTGTAGAGTTGGAAGGCGAGCTGAAGTTGGCGCAGGTTGTTCGCGCAGGCAATCGAGTGCGCCCTGCTCTTGGCTTGTGACATCGCCGGCAAAAGTAAGCCCGTCAGGATCGCGATGACGGCGATCACCACCAACAGTTCGATCAAAGTGAACCCGGCGAAAGATTCCACTTCGATGCCGCCGTGGCCCCTCTCGGCAACCGGCAGCGCCGTGTCGTGCTGTGGATGACGACCGTTGCTCGGGCAAGGCAAGTCATTCGAGCGCATCGCTGTCATTTTCCGCTGCCGGTTGATGGTTGAGCGTTTTGGACTGCGGCGACGCAGCCAAGCGCAGTCGCCGCTGTGGAATGACTGCACCCGCCCGCCAAGTTTGGACCTTCGAATTCCCGAAGCCAAAGCGGTAACTCCGCAGACTTCGTTACCGCAGTCCAAAGCAGTGACTGGCTCCGCTCGTCCCCGCACCTTGGCCCGTCGAAGCATTGCGAATGCGGCTTCAATTAGTTGGTTGACGTGCGTGTCGGGAGCTTCTCTTGGCTTTTGCTTTCGATCAGCTTCGTGACCTCTCCGGCCAGGTAATTTCGTCTCAAAACATCCCCCGCATCCACCCACGGACCTTGAGCCTTCAATGCCTTATCCGAGGCTGCGACTGCTTCGATTGCTTTCTCATGATTGCCGGACGCGGCGTGGCACAAGGCCCTCACCACCAGCACCTGTGCACAATCAATACCCCGATCTGATTCTGAGATCGGCGCCTTGTTCAAGTGTTCCAAGGAGCCAGCAACACGGAAGTCACCCATCTAAAATTTGTCCCGTGTCCCTTTTGCCTCCGATTTTTCGCACTTTCATTTGAAAGCACTAATTCAAATGGAATCCAATATGCAAAACCCAAGTCACCTTGTCCTTGCGCTCATCTGGAGTTGTTCGATCGTCTTCGGCCCCGGGCCGCGTTTGCTGGCCGCGAATTGGCCGCCACCGGAACCTTTAAACACGTGGTACTGGCGGAACCCATCGCCGGGCGGATTTAATTTGAGTTCAGTAACATGGGCGAACGGACGATACATCGCCGTCGGGTTTAATCAATTGATGCTCACGAGTCCTGACGCGATCAATTGGACCTCGGTTCCGTCGCCAGCTTCCGTTTGGCTGACTGATCTCATTTGGGCCGGCGGCCAATATGTTGCAATCGGAGTGGACAGCACGATATCCACCAGTCCGGACGGGATCACATGGACGCAGCGGAACAGTGGCGAAGAATGGCTCGACGCGATTATCTGGACCGGGAAGCAGTACGTGGTGGTTGGCTCCACTGGCACGATTCTCACCAGCCCGGATGGAATTACCTGGACAGCGCGTGATTCAGGCGGGATTGCAGATTTGACCGGTATCGCCTGGACCGGCAGCCAATTCGTCGCCGTGGGCTGGGAAGGTGTCGTGCTGACAAGTCCGGACGCCATCACCTGGACGCAACACGATTTAGGTTCTTATTTGTACTTCGAGGATCTTCTGTGGGACGGAACCAAACTTATCGCCGTCGGATGGAACGGCGTGATCATGACAAGTCCCGATGGGGTCAAATGGACCTCTCACAAGGTTAACACGACAGAATGGTTCTTTGCCCTTATCCACGAAGGAGGTCGTTACCTCGCAGCCGGCAGCGGGAATCTCCTCTTCACCAGCAACGATGGAATCACTTGGAAAGCGGGTGCCATCCCGACGCACGGGAGCACTCAAGGCCTTCTCTGGGATGGAAAACAGTATGTCGCGGTGGGCCGGGCGGGCGGGATTTTCACCAGCCCAGACGGAACGAAATGGACGGATCATACCACGGGAACCAGGAAGACGCTTTGGCATGTAACTCGAAATGACAATCTATTTGTCATCGCCGCCAGCCAAGGGACGGCTTTCACCAGTTCGGATGGAGTTAAATGGACTGAGCGGTCTGTCGGAATTTCCGAGGACCTGAGAGGTTTAACGTGGACCGGCAAACTTTTCGTGGCCGTCGGAGACAAAGGCGTCGTTGTGACGAGCCCTGATGGGGTGAATTGGACGCCGCAGAGTTCGGGCATCACTGACCGACTCAACTGGGTTACGTGGACCGGCGACCAACTCATCGCCGTCGGAACCCGTGGTGTGGTGCTGACCAGTCCCGATGCGTCGAGATGGACGGCGCATACCTCGGGTGTTTCTGTTTCCTTGAATGGCGTCACCTGGACGGGCAGCCAATTCTTCGCTGTTGGGGATGGAGGCACAATCCTCGCCAGTCCGAACGCCAGTGATTGGACGGAGCGCGATTCCTCCGTCACCACTAGATTGGATGTCGTTATTTCTAACGGAACCCAATTCGTAGCGGCCGGTCCGATCGTTGTAAAAAGTCCCGACGGAATTCAGTGGACCCCCACAACCCCAAACGGATTGGAAGTATTCGATATTGTTTGGAACGGGGATTTCTTTCTTGCTTGCGGCCAGAACGGCGGAGTTTGGACGAGTAGCGATGGAACGGATTGGGCGCCCCGTCAATGGTACATTGACGGTGCGGGGCGAGTCTTCCACGGCGCGGTCTGGGACGGAACACGATTTTTAGTGGTTGGCTCGGACCGATCAATTATCCAATCGGAGGCAATTGTCTCGCCAGTCGCGCCCAAGTTAGCTCTGCGACTGAACAGCGATCGCACTCGAGTCTTGGAAATCAGTTACACACCGAACAGGAAGGTGATTGTAGAATCCTCGCGGGACCTTAAACAGTGGACCTCGGAGCCTGCGACAGTCATTCCCGCGGGCGGCATTCTGCAGGTCAACGCGCCGAACCTGTTTCAGACGCCGCACCGGTTCTTCCGTGCGCGGACACTTGATTGACCTAGTCAACAGATCAGCGAACACCTGATTGAAGTCTGGAACTCGCTGACGGTCAGGGTGGAAGCTGCTCTTGGGTTTTGCTTTCGATGAGCTTCGCGGCCTCTTTGGCCAGATAATTTCGTCTCAAAACGTCCCCCAAATCCACCCTGGGACCCTGAGCCTTCAACGCCTTATCCGAGGCTGCCACTGCTTCGATTGCTTTCTCATAATTCCCCGACGCGGCATGGCACAAGGCGCTCACCGCCAGCACCTGTGCACAATCAATGCCCCAACCGGGTTCTGAGATCGGCTCTCTCTTCAACTGTTCCAACGCGCTCTGGACCTTCCCCATTCGGTAATCCGCAAGGGCAAGCGCGGCGCGGCTCAAAGCCCGGAGACCTTTAAGTCCACCGTCTGCCATCGAATTGAGGCGAGCGTAAACGCGCTCAATGCTTGCGAGTTCGTCAGGAGACCACCGATCAGGCGCCAGAAAAAAAACACTCAAGACACGTTCGAGAGTTTCCATATTTTTCTCTTCACTGCCGAAGCGTTTCAAGACTTCGTTGCGGCACGCGCGCGAGTCTTCTACCTCGCCGATCTCGAGGGCTGTGGTTGCTCGGTCGTACCAATCGCCTAACCTTTCGGGGAAAGCTGTCACGAGCGCCTGGTAGGCTTTCTGGCACGCTGGCCAGTCATGGGCCGCGCGGTAGTATTCCGCCTGCGCCCTGAGAGCGTCAGCCTTGTTTGGAACAGTCCGACAGATCGCGCCAAACAGGTCCAAATGCTTTTCCTTATTTGGAGACAAGCGAATGGCCTTGATCACGTTCCTGAGCGAACTCCAGTCCTCATCTGTTTTCGGCGGCGCTTTGGCGAACTCGGCGGTGGCTTGCCCAATCCATTCGTCCGCTTCGTTCGCCTTCCCTTCCGGAATCAGGTTTTCGGCCAGCAACCACATTTGCCAAGTCGTGCTCCCATGTCGGATTCCCAGACGTTCCATGAGCGCCTGAATGGTTTTCCAATGGTCTGGTCCAAAGACGCGCCGTGCGAATTCGAGATTCTCCTGCGCCAAACGACGTTGTTCCGCCTGGTGTCCTCCGGAATAGCTGTGGGCCACGGCCAGTTGCCGCTTGACCGCATAACGAAGAGAACGATCCTGATCCAGGGTTTCGCTTCGTCGTACGGCCTCTTTCGCCAGCTCCACCGCTTTGTCGAACTGGGCCGACAACGAGATATAATTCCCCGACAAATCACAGAGCAAATCGATCGTTCGGGGATGATTTTTCCCCGAAACTTTTTCGCTGAGTAGAAGAGCTCGTTCGAGAAGCGACTTCTGCTCCTTGTAACGATTCGCGGCGGCCAAGGCTTGCTCGAGCTCCCGCATGGCATTGAGGGTAATTTCGTGTTCCTCCCCAAGAACCCGCCGCGCGATTTCCAGTGCTTCGGACCCGAGCTTACATGCTTCGGCGATCTGGAACTCGAACCTCAACTGGCTCGCCACATTAACCAGCGTTCTCAATGTCTCCGGATGCTCTTTGCCCAACTCGCGCTCGAGAATTTGACGTGCCCGGTCAAGGTGACGTTTGGCCGCCGGCAAATCATCCAGGCTCCGATAAATTCCACTCAACGTGCGCCGGAGGGAAGCTTCGACCAAAGGCTGGTCTTTGAACTTGCCTTCGATCGCCTTGTCCGCCCGCTCGACCACCGTCCGCAGTTTGATGTCCGGAGCCGCTCCACTCCAAGCCTCCGCCTGCTTGAGCAAATCATCGTTGAGGAACTTGTTGACCGCTTCGGCAATGGCAGCTTGCGTCAGAGCTTTCTTCTCGGCTTGAACCGCTCCTTGGCGAAGCGCGCTCATGCGGAGGGCCATCCAGAGACTGACCACCGTCGCCAACATCAGCGTCAGGCCAACCGCCGCGACCGCGTGGACCAGGGCGCGCTTTCGTCCGTAGAATTTTTGGAATTGGTAGCGGAGTGTGGGTGGTGCCGCCGAAACCGGTTCGTGATTCAAGTGCCGTTTGAGATCGGCCACCAGTTCGTTGGGGGTGTCGTAGCGCCGCCGGCGGTCTTTCTCAAGGCACTTCATCGCGATGCAATCGAGATCCCCTTTGAGCAATTGAAGCAGGGCCGGCGCTTCGAGGCCTCGGCTTTTGGCGACAGCGGTCCTCTTTTCCGCCGCCAACGTGCTCATGCGCAACGACGGTCTTTGGGGTTCCTGTTCGGCGATGATGCGCTGCATTTCCCCATAGCCCTGGCTCAAGAGTTCCTTTTGGTCGAAGGGAGTCGTTCCCGTCAGCAACTCGTAAAGCAGAACGCCCAACGAATACACATCCGTGCGCGCGTCCACGTCCGTG belongs to Verrucomicrobiota bacterium and includes:
- a CDS encoding tetratricopeptide repeat protein gives rise to the protein MNPDRKIEIEIFNAALAIDSEPDRQRYLDEACPGDAQRRQRIEALLQAYANSDSLFGSETQTTDGTRAELKPLVTLHHGEPLAKVIDFGVAKATNQKLTEKTLFTNFGTMIGTPAYMSPEQAEMSSTDVDARTDVYSLGVLLYELLTGTTPFDQKELLSQGYGEMQRIIAEQEPQRPSLRMSTLAAEKRTAVAKSRGLEAPALLQLLKGDLDCIAMKCLEKDRRRRYDTPNELVADLKRHLNHEPVSAAPPTLRYQFQKFYGRKRALVHAVAAVGLTLMLATVVSLWMALRMSALRQGAVQAEKKALTQAAIAEAVNKFLNDDLLKQAEAWSGAAPDIKLRTVVERADKAIEGKFKDQPLVEASLRRTLSGIYRSLDDLPAAKRHLDRARQILERELGKEHPETLRTLVNVASQLRFEFQIAEACKLGSEALEIARRVLGEEHEITLNAMRELEQALAAANRYKEQKSLLERALLLSEKVSGKNHPRTIDLLCDLSGNYISLSAQFDKAVELAKEAVRRSETLDQDRSLRYAVKRQLAVAHSYSGGHQAEQRRLAQENLEFARRVFGPDHWKTIQALMERLGIRHGSTTWQMWLLAENLIPEGKANEADEWIGQATAEFAKAPPKTDEDWSSLRNVIKAIRLSPNKEKHLDLFGAICRTVPNKADALRAQAEYYRAAHDWPACQKAYQALVTAFPERLGDWYDRATTALEIGEVEDSRACRNEVLKRFGSEEKNMETLERVLSVFFLAPDRWSPDELASIERVYARLNSMADGGLKGLRALSRAALALADYRMGKVQSALEQLKREPISEPGWGIDCAQVLAVSALCHAASGNYEKAIEAVAASDKALKAQGPRVDLGDVLRRNYLAKEAAKLIESKTQEQLPP
- a CDS encoding type II secretion system protein, yielding MRSNDLPCPSNGRHPQHDTALPVAERGHGGIEVESFAGFTLIELLVVIAVIAILTGLLLPAMSQAKSRAHSIACANNLRQLQLAFQLYTDDNGDRMPLNKDGMPSGYWQSVHGAWVVGNAKRDLTDENLRRGTLWPYVGAARVYQCPVDRSTVTGQPALRRFRSYGLNFNLNGEVVPGSAIGVAWWFDLQGQETRVAADSSRLFGFIDVSEDSIDSGSFFFLFLGGPSSSTWGWYHLPGQRHARGANLSYLDGRVEYHRWRFVPKIKKVSGPEPQPMPTTDGMRSGC